From Bacteroidota bacterium, one genomic window encodes:
- a CDS encoding Crp/Fnr family transcriptional regulator yields MTISSTLFKDASLVIDIEKYSKHKQLEKDDILMETGDAIQFIPIVQSGVLRIVRQDPDGKEVFLYHLYPGQTCAMALNCCQTGKKSMVKAIAEDKTEILLIPVQQIEDWFKYPEWRSFINTTYGNRFSELLNVIDMIAFNNLDKQLLHYLQQRAKAVNTKALYITHQEIADELHTHREVVSRLLRTMEEKKMVILGRNTIELLLD; encoded by the coding sequence ATGACCATCAGCTCCACCCTCTTTAAAGATGCCTCTCTTGTAATTGATATTGAAAAATATTCAAAGCACAAGCAACTGGAAAAGGATGACATCCTGATGGAAACAGGCGATGCAATTCAGTTCATTCCGATTGTACAATCCGGTGTCCTGCGTATTGTACGCCAGGATCCTGATGGCAAAGAGGTATTTCTGTATCATTTGTATCCCGGACAAACCTGTGCCATGGCGCTCAATTGTTGTCAGACCGGGAAAAAGAGTATGGTGAAAGCGATTGCTGAGGACAAAACGGAAATCCTGCTGATTCCGGTGCAGCAAATCGAAGACTGGTTCAAATACCCGGAATGGCGTTCCTTTATTAATACAACGTACGGAAACCGGTTTTCCGAATTGTTGAATGTGATTGACATGATTGCTTTTAACAATCTTGACAAGCAACTTCTTCATTATCTGCAACAAAGAGCAAAAGCTGTGAATACCAAAGCTTTATACATTACACACCAGGAAATCGCGGATGAATTGCATACTCACAGAGAAGTTGTATCCCGGCTTTTAAGAACCATGGAAGAAAAAAAGATGGTTATTCTGGGAAGAAACACCATCGAACTCCTGCTCGATTGA
- a CDS encoding rhodanese-like domain-containing protein produces the protein MEKLIQELRNGNATVVDVRSSLEFMGGHVAGSINIPMDEIEERIEELKKMKNLILCCASGNRSGMVADYLNSIDIPCHNAGSWLDVNYLQHSK, from the coding sequence ATGGAAAAACTAATTCAGGAACTCCGTAATGGCAATGCCACAGTAGTTGACGTTCGTTCTTCACTTGAATTTATGGGTGGACATGTAGCAGGTAGTATTAACATACCTATGGACGAAATAGAAGAACGAATTGAAGAATTGAAAAAAATGAAAAATCTGATTCTTTGTTGCGCCAGTGGCAACAGAAGTGGCATGGTTGCCGATTATCTAAATTCAATTGACATCCCTTGTCACAACGCAGGCTCATGGCTTGATGTAAACTATTTACAACATTCAAAATAA
- a CDS encoding rhodanese-like domain-containing protein, whose amino-acid sequence MLSLLKKAFGISPSVNVHEWIQNGAIIVDVRTPDEFRSGHIKGSLNIPLNNLPGQLSKVDKEKQILTCCASGMRSSSARHILKSKGFVHVHNAGSWVSLKSISND is encoded by the coding sequence ATGCTCTCTCTCCTCAAAAAAGCTTTCGGAATCAGTCCATCTGTAAATGTCCATGAATGGATTCAGAACGGCGCCATCATCGTAGATGTAAGAACACCGGATGAATTCAGATCCGGTCACATCAAAGGATCGCTGAATATCCCGTTGAACAATTTGCCGGGACAATTATCAAAAGTGGATAAGGAAAAACAAATTCTCACCTGTTGTGCTTCCGGAATGCGTAGCTCTTCCGCCCGACACATTTTGAAGTCAAAAGGATTTGTGCATGTACACAATGCCGGAAGCTGGGTTAGTTTAAAAAGTATTTCAAATGATTAA
- a CDS encoding thioredoxin produces MRKFLSVLSLLVFISTVSFSQNSAEKPAPKTQSSTPILKNLNVIAYDLLIQNKNDIQIVDVRTPEEYKGGHLKHAMNMDFRSSDFKTLISTLDKSKPTFVYCLSGGRSSSAATMMAEMGFREIYNMEGGMMKWNAAGKSVESANDAANEPGMSPEDFKKSLSPDKYTLVDYNATWCAPCKKMLPVLQSLANEKKDKMILLLIDADKNKNLLKSKGIDAIPYLELYKNGNLLWKHNGYIEKQKLLDETKL; encoded by the coding sequence ATGAGAAAATTCTTATCTGTTCTTAGTCTGCTTGTTTTTATTTCAACTGTATCATTCTCCCAAAATTCAGCAGAGAAACCTGCTCCTAAGACTCAAAGCAGCACTCCGATTTTAAAAAATCTGAACGTTATTGCATATGATCTGTTGATACAAAATAAAAATGACATTCAGATTGTAGACGTAAGAACACCGGAAGAATACAAAGGCGGACATCTGAAACATGCCATGAATATGGATTTCAGAAGTTCTGATTTCAAGACCCTTATCAGTACTCTTGACAAAAGCAAACCGACATTTGTTTATTGTTTATCCGGTGGTCGCTCCTCCTCTGCCGCTACTATGATGGCTGAAATGGGATTCCGGGAAATTTACAATATGGAAGGCGGAATGATGAAATGGAATGCTGCAGGCAAAAGTGTTGAAAGCGCGAACGATGCCGCAAATGAACCGGGAATGAGTCCTGAAGATTTTAAAAAATCACTTTCACCGGATAAATATACTCTGGTTGATTACAATGCAACATGGTGTGCACCTTGTAAAAAGATGTTGCCGGTTCTGCAGTCACTTGCCAATGAAAAGAAGGATAAAATGATTCTTTTATTGATTGATGCTGACAAAAACAAAAATCTGCTGAAGAGCAAAGGCATTGATGCTATCCCATATCTTGAATTGTATAAAAATGGCAACCTGCTATGGAAGCATAACGGATACATTGAAAAACAGAAGCTTTTAGACGAAACAAAATTATAA
- a CDS encoding acetyl-CoA hydrolase/transferase family protein has product MIDRYIYSRADEALRVIKSGQRVFIHGSAATPTYMLQKLAERAPELRNVELVCISVLGDFPVANPEYANSFYTNSLFVSEPIRQAVHDGRADYVPVFLSEIPDLFRNNILPLDVAIVQVSIPDEHGYCSLGVSVDIARTAVNRSAHVIAQVNPQMPRTHGDGMIHVDAFHALVYADEPIHEMTFGERVSDDEKRIGEYIAELIPDKATLQMGIGAIPDAVLSFLGNHKNLGIHTEMFSDGVIDLIESDVINNKFKVKHPGRSVTGFCLGSRRLYDYVHDNPSFAFHDIDYVNEVSVIRQNPKVHAINSCIEIDLTGQICSDSIGTYQYSGVGGQMDFMRGAALSEGGKPIIALASRTRKGTSRIVPFLKQGAGVVTTRAHVHYVVTEFGVAFLLGKNLRQRAQALISIAHPDDREMLDRAAHDRFGGKFI; this is encoded by the coding sequence ATGATTGACAGGTATATTTATTCCAGAGCCGATGAGGCATTACGTGTAATTAAAAGTGGTCAGCGAGTATTCATACACGGAAGTGCCGCTACGCCAACCTACATGTTACAGAAGCTGGCGGAAAGAGCTCCCGAACTCAGAAATGTTGAACTGGTGTGTATCAGTGTTCTAGGTGATTTCCCGGTAGCCAATCCGGAATACGCGAACAGTTTTTATACAAATTCATTATTTGTCTCAGAACCCATCCGACAGGCCGTTCACGATGGCCGGGCTGATTATGTTCCGGTGTTTCTCAGTGAGATTCCGGATCTGTTTCGGAATAACATTCTGCCATTGGATGTCGCTATTGTACAGGTATCCATTCCTGACGAACACGGCTATTGTTCCCTTGGTGTTTCTGTTGACATTGCCCGTACAGCTGTAAACCGTTCAGCACATGTTATTGCTCAGGTGAACCCCCAGATGCCAAGAACACATGGCGACGGAATGATCCATGTAGATGCCTTTCACGCACTTGTTTATGCGGATGAACCGATCCACGAAATGACTTTTGGAGAACGGGTTTCAGATGATGAAAAAAGAATTGGTGAATACATCGCGGAATTAATTCCGGATAAAGCGACGTTGCAAATGGGAATTGGCGCTATTCCCGATGCTGTACTCAGTTTCCTGGGAAATCACAAAAACCTTGGAATTCACACAGAGATGTTCTCGGACGGAGTAATTGATCTGATCGAAAGTGATGTCATCAACAATAAATTCAAAGTCAAACATCCGGGCAGAAGTGTCACCGGTTTTTGTCTGGGATCAAGAAGATTGTACGATTATGTGCACGACAATCCATCCTTCGCTTTTCATGACATTGATTATGTAAACGAAGTTTCTGTGATTCGTCAGAATCCTAAAGTACATGCCATTAACAGCTGTATTGAAATTGATCTCACAGGACAAATTTGTTCAGATTCAATTGGAACATATCAGTATTCCGGAGTTGGAGGACAGATGGATTTTATGCGTGGTGCGGCATTATCTGAAGGTGGAAAACCAATCATCGCGCTTGCATCCAGAACCCGTAAGGGTACTTCGCGAATCGTTCCATTTCTGAAACAAGGCGCCGGTGTTGTAACTACACGTGCACATGTACATTATGTTGTTACGGAATTTGGTGTCGCTTTCCTGCTCGGAAAAAACCTCAGACAAAGAGCACAAGCCCTGATCAGCATTGCACATCCTGATGACAGAGAAATGCTGGACCGTGCAGCACACGACAGGTTTGGTGGAAAATTCATTTGA
- a CDS encoding outer membrane beta-barrel protein has product MQSASTQWSARLNVNLRLGKTTGFQLTGNYMSPFKGPISRFKGMSGVDAGIRQDLWKGKGSLSLNVTDVFGTRKMDITSFNDYYISHMIRTRESRVGMLTLTYRFGKQDSNLFQRKKNQRGNMPQQDTPEMIDF; this is encoded by the coding sequence TTGCAAAGCGCTTCTACACAGTGGTCAGCAAGGTTGAATGTCAATTTGAGATTAGGAAAGACTACAGGATTTCAGCTAACAGGCAATTACATGTCACCCTTCAAGGGCCCGATATCACGATTTAAAGGAATGAGTGGAGTAGATGCGGGGATACGACAGGATTTGTGGAAAGGAAAAGGATCATTAAGTCTGAATGTAACGGATGTTTTTGGCACCAGAAAAATGGACATCACTTCATTTAACGATTATTACATTTCCCACATGATTCGGACACGTGAATCCAGAGTTGGAATGCTGACACTGACTTATCGTTTTGGAAAACAAGACAGCAATCTGTTCCAGAGAAAAAAGAATCAACGTGGAAATATGCCACAACAGGATACGCCTGAAATGATTGACTTCTGA
- a CDS encoding TonB-dependent receptor: protein MITFAAMEKQTNAIRLFFLIALFVSAGFFLKAQDSGRMNRPGSDSLRNAMPKIGKLSGKIIDSKTNKPVEYASVVAIKPRDSSMVGGALTDTKGKFLIEDLPMGRFRLKITILGYGIQYTEPMVITPQNVEVDAGVISIDPSTARLKEVNVSAERPDLINSLERKVYNVDKNIVNTGGTVTEVLSNIPSVNVDMDGKVSLRGTENVTILIDGKPSGMLGGDRKAVLQQIPASAVDQIEVITNPSAKYDADGMGGIINIKTKKGKLQGMNGNVAAGVGTNDKYNFSLGLNNRSSKMNLYANYSFRHENRTNTGSGDQDNYFPGQDRYSYEYNSHSTNKSEFHTGKIGADFYLNKNNVLGINGSVTRRKNDQPGQSDYSFMNSLGNVYESYYTMSTEVDKNTSYDAGLDYKRTWTGSKRELSGSVNYTSNERTEESSLSSSKYFDKDKPYQLSDNLNTYQTIISQIDFVQPIKDNSKFEAGLKNTLRQFDNDQIISSLDSAGSDYLTNALKSDHFIFDEQVFAAYSMYTGKWKKFEYNAGLRAEQTLTNGNSRSQSTSFSKDYLAFFPSAFLKYIISDKQDMQISYSRRVNRPEMRSLNPFVDYSDSLFLRKGNPELKPEFIHSLELGYSRMINNFNLTTTVYYRHTDQLISRYRTIDGTTGISTATFINYSSSENIGAEAILRYTMDKLGNVMGSFNVYQNTINGKILKRICKALLHSGQQG, encoded by the coding sequence ATGATTACCTTTGCAGCGATGGAAAAGCAAACGAATGCCATAAGATTATTTTTTCTCATCGCGCTTTTTGTCAGCGCAGGTTTTTTTCTGAAAGCACAGGATTCAGGGAGGATGAACAGACCCGGTTCGGATTCCCTGCGTAACGCGATGCCTAAAATTGGAAAATTGTCAGGGAAAATCATTGATTCCAAAACCAATAAACCGGTCGAGTATGCTTCCGTCGTCGCGATCAAACCCCGTGATTCTTCTATGGTTGGTGGTGCACTGACCGACACAAAAGGTAAATTTCTCATAGAAGATTTACCAATGGGGCGCTTTCGTCTCAAGATTACCATCCTTGGATATGGAATTCAATATACTGAACCGATGGTCATCACTCCGCAAAATGTTGAAGTGGATGCAGGAGTTATTTCTATTGATCCAAGTACTGCCAGATTGAAAGAAGTCAATGTTTCCGCTGAAAGGCCAGACCTGATCAATTCACTGGAGAGAAAAGTTTACAATGTCGATAAGAACATAGTCAATACCGGAGGAACTGTTACTGAAGTACTTTCCAATATTCCTTCCGTGAATGTTGACATGGATGGAAAAGTGAGTCTGCGTGGAACAGAAAATGTTACCATCCTCATCGACGGAAAACCCTCCGGCATGCTGGGTGGTGACAGAAAAGCAGTTCTTCAGCAGATCCCTGCCAGTGCTGTCGATCAGATAGAAGTCATTACAAATCCATCCGCGAAATACGATGCTGACGGAATGGGCGGAATCATCAATATCAAAACCAAGAAAGGCAAATTGCAGGGGATGAATGGAAATGTCGCTGCCGGAGTTGGAACCAACGACAAGTACAACTTTTCGCTTGGACTCAACAACAGGAGTTCCAAAATGAATCTCTATGCGAACTATTCATTTCGCCATGAAAACCGTACCAACACCGGATCGGGCGATCAGGATAATTATTTCCCCGGACAAGATCGGTATTCCTATGAGTACAATTCACATTCCACAAATAAATCTGAATTTCACACCGGAAAAATCGGTGCTGATTTTTATCTCAATAAAAACAATGTTCTTGGGATAAATGGTTCCGTTACAAGACGGAAAAATGATCAGCCTGGTCAGTCGGATTACTCTTTTATGAATAGTCTTGGTAATGTGTATGAAAGCTATTACACGATGTCTACTGAAGTAGATAAAAACACGAGTTATGATGCAGGACTGGATTACAAACGAACCTGGACAGGTTCTAAGCGTGAGCTTTCCGGTAGTGTTAATTATACTTCCAATGAAAGAACAGAAGAAAGTAGTTTATCAAGCAGCAAATATTTTGACAAGGATAAACCTTATCAGTTGAGTGATAACCTGAATACATATCAGACCATCATCAGTCAGATTGATTTTGTCCAGCCAATAAAAGACAATTCAAAGTTTGAAGCGGGTTTAAAAAATACCTTGCGTCAATTCGATAACGATCAGATCATTTCCAGCCTCGATAGTGCCGGATCAGACTACCTCACCAATGCATTAAAATCCGATCATTTTATTTTTGATGAGCAGGTTTTTGCGGCATACTCAATGTACACAGGGAAATGGAAAAAATTTGAGTACAATGCCGGCTTACGGGCTGAACAAACGCTGACGAATGGAAATTCCAGGTCGCAGTCAACTTCTTTCAGTAAGGATTACCTTGCTTTCTTTCCAAGCGCTTTTCTGAAATATATAATTTCTGATAAACAGGATATGCAAATTTCCTATAGCAGAAGAGTTAACCGACCGGAAATGCGTTCCTTGAATCCTTTTGTGGATTATTCTGACTCCTTATTTCTCAGGAAAGGGAATCCGGAATTAAAACCCGAATTTATTCATTCACTTGAATTGGGTTATTCAAGAATGATCAACAATTTTAATTTGACTACAACAGTTTATTATCGTCACACCGATCAATTGATTTCACGCTATCGGACCATTGACGGTACAACCGGGATTTCTACCGCTACTTTTATCAATTACAGTTCGTCTGAAAATATCGGAGCGGAAGCAATCCTTCGGTATACAATGGATAAGCTCGGCAATGTCATGGGTAGTTTTAATGTTTATCAGAATACGATCAACGGAAAAATATTGAAGCGGATTTGCAAAGCGCTTCTACACAGTGGTCAGCAAGGTTGA
- a CDS encoding replication-associated recombination protein A — protein MTPLAERMRPNDLDHYIGQEHLVGEGAILRRSIHSNSIPSIIFWGPPGVGKTTLAGIIARQLRRPFYVLSAVSSGVKDVREVIEKAARYATELKEVPGSPVLFIDEIHRFSKSQQDSLLGAVEKGLVTLIGATTENPSFEVISPLLSRCQVYVLKELSKDDLVRILDQAMKTDPILQKRKIRLEETESLLRLSGGDARKLLNLFELVVNTFPESEEAVITNAVVQDIAQEKTALYDKGGEQHYDIISAFIKSMRGSDPNAAVYWLARMIRGGEDPLFIARRMVILASEDIGNANPTAMVIANACFEACQKIGFPESRIILSQTAVYLASSAKSNASYMAIEEALSLVDKTGDLPVPLNIRNAPTKLMKELGYGKGYDYDHSKEGNFAKQEFLPQGISGSKLYDPGNNPRENELRLFLQHLWKEKYNY, from the coding sequence ATGACACCACTGGCAGAAAGGATGCGCCCAAATGATCTTGACCATTATATTGGCCAGGAACATCTTGTTGGCGAAGGAGCAATTCTAAGACGCTCCATTCATTCAAATTCAATTCCATCAATTATATTCTGGGGTCCTCCGGGTGTTGGTAAGACTACGTTAGCCGGAATTATTGCACGTCAACTTCGCAGACCTTTTTATGTTTTGAGCGCTGTAAGTTCAGGTGTAAAAGATGTACGGGAAGTCATTGAAAAAGCAGCCCGGTATGCTACGGAATTGAAAGAAGTTCCCGGGAGCCCGGTTTTGTTCATCGATGAAATTCACCGGTTCAGCAAAAGTCAGCAGGATTCATTATTGGGTGCTGTTGAGAAAGGACTTGTAACACTCATTGGCGCGACTACGGAAAATCCTTCCTTCGAGGTAATCTCTCCATTGCTTTCAAGATGCCAGGTCTATGTGCTGAAAGAATTATCAAAGGATGATCTTGTGCGAATCCTGGATCAGGCGATGAAAACAGATCCGATTTTACAAAAACGTAAGATAAGACTTGAAGAGACTGAATCATTACTTCGTTTATCAGGTGGTGACGCACGCAAATTGCTGAATCTGTTTGAACTGGTTGTCAATACTTTTCCGGAATCTGAAGAAGCCGTGATTACAAACGCTGTTGTGCAGGACATCGCCCAGGAGAAAACTGCTCTTTACGACAAAGGTGGTGAGCAACATTACGACATCATCAGCGCGTTTATAAAATCCATGCGAGGTTCTGATCCAAACGCGGCAGTGTACTGGCTTGCAAGAATGATCCGGGGAGGAGAAGATCCATTGTTCATTGCGCGCAGAATGGTCATTCTCGCTTCCGAAGATATTGGGAACGCGAATCCTACCGCTATGGTAATTGCAAATGCTTGTTTTGAAGCTTGTCAAAAGATCGGTTTTCCGGAAAGCCGGATCATACTTTCTCAAACTGCCGTATACCTCGCATCTTCGGCTAAAAGCAACGCGTCTTATATGGCAATTGAAGAAGCATTGTCGCTGGTAGATAAAACCGGTGATCTTCCGGTGCCTTTAAATATCCGCAATGCACCGACTAAACTCATGAAAGAGCTTGGTTATGGTAAAGGCTATGATTACGATCATTCGAAGGAAGGAAATTTCGCTAAACAGGAATTTTTACCTCAGGGAATCAGTGGAAGTAAATTATATGATCCGGGAAACAATCCAAGGGAAAATGAACTACGCTTATTCCTCCAACATCTTTGGAAGGAGAAATACAATTATTGA
- the kdsA gene encoding 3-deoxy-8-phosphooctulonate synthase — translation MLSNIPHLRNLDSGNFFLMAGPCVVESPEMCLMIARRVKDITDRLSIPYIFKASYRKANRTRLDSFTGIGDEEALNVLETVKKEVGVPIVTDIHESHEAAFAARVADVLQIPAFLCRQTELLVAAAKTGKTVNIKKGQFLSADAMKFAVTKVREAGNPNIMLTERGNMFGYQDLIVDYRNIPALQKNNVPVILDITHSLQQPNQSSGVTGGKPELIELIAKAGIAAGVDGIFVETHPDPAKALSDGANMLHLDLLEDLLRKLISLRKAI, via the coding sequence ATGTTAAGTAATATACCGCACCTTCGAAATTTAGATTCAGGAAATTTCTTTCTGATGGCCGGTCCATGTGTTGTCGAAAGTCCGGAAATGTGCCTGATGATTGCTCGCAGGGTTAAAGACATTACTGATCGATTATCCATACCCTATATTTTCAAAGCGAGTTATCGTAAAGCCAACCGTACACGTTTGGATTCATTTACCGGAATTGGTGATGAAGAAGCATTGAACGTATTGGAGACTGTAAAAAAGGAAGTTGGTGTGCCGATAGTAACCGACATTCACGAGAGTCATGAGGCAGCTTTTGCCGCACGGGTTGCTGATGTCCTGCAGATTCCTGCTTTCCTGTGCAGACAGACCGAACTTCTTGTTGCAGCTGCTAAAACCGGAAAAACCGTCAACATAAAAAAGGGGCAGTTCCTTTCCGCTGATGCGATGAAATTTGCAGTAACAAAAGTTCGTGAAGCAGGTAATCCGAATATTATGCTCACCGAACGTGGAAATATGTTTGGTTACCAGGACTTGATTGTAGATTACAGAAACATTCCAGCGCTTCAGAAAAACAATGTTCCTGTTATTCTGGACATCACCCACTCTCTTCAACAGCCAAATCAGAGTTCCGGAGTAACCGGGGGAAAACCGGAATTAATTGAACTAATTGCGAAAGCCGGTATTGCGGCAGGTGTTGATGGCATCTTTGTGGAAACTCATCCTGATCCGGCTAAAGCTCTTTCAGATGGCGCAAACATGCTTCATCTGGACTTGCTTGAAGATTTGTTACGCAAACTGATATCGTTGAGAAAAGCGATTTGA
- a CDS encoding T9SS type A sorting domain-containing protein: protein MKIRLPLLFICIFLFFSDLNGQSIFIRTFGFGRMNEAAWIGQTADLGYAITGSTTGSWNEVPDMYLLRTDSSGTFLWSQLYGGNNIDQCKATLMTSDHGFILAGYTNSFNINNDYNGYLVRTDSIGNLLWSRTYGTSNWDLIESIAPTSDHGFITAGTSYGTSNGRPTGWILRLDSVGGIVWEKFLDSPFDLQLKNIIPVQDGNFVACGYFIDSNTSKDEAYAVKINASNGDTLWNYFYQGPEATRFHSITEYNSGSLGLCGYMLTAADTNRDELIFGLNSSGIKIFENPLHENGKTEGFNKIMYVNDTLFAAGSTSTFGSGNQDYHLMKFDTSGNFIYAANWGGNDDEICYSFVPTSDTGFALIGTTKSFGPTFQSIMLVKTNHALTTTNVVTINVPEISKENPFSIYPNPCSSLLTIFPNKLQNSTENYSIRIFSSAGILMKSISNKGESLQISTEEFPNGLYLLQVISMKGSTYNYRIIKED, encoded by the coding sequence ATGAAAATCCGACTCCCACTCCTTTTTATTTGCATATTCTTATTTTTTTCCGACCTGAATGGCCAATCTATATTTATCAGGACATTCGGTTTCGGACGAATGAATGAAGCTGCCTGGATTGGTCAGACGGCAGATTTGGGATATGCAATCACGGGATCTACAACAGGTAGCTGGAATGAAGTTCCTGATATGTACCTGCTAAGGACGGACTCCAGCGGTACTTTTTTATGGTCACAATTGTATGGCGGGAATAACATCGATCAATGCAAAGCAACGTTGATGACTTCTGACCATGGATTTATCCTGGCCGGGTACACAAATAGTTTTAATATTAATAACGATTACAACGGCTATCTGGTAAGAACCGATTCGATTGGAAATCTCTTGTGGAGCCGAACTTATGGTACATCGAACTGGGATCTGATTGAATCCATTGCACCAACTTCGGATCATGGATTTATTACTGCGGGAACCAGTTATGGAACAAGTAATGGACGACCAACCGGTTGGATACTTCGATTGGATTCTGTCGGAGGAATTGTTTGGGAAAAATTCCTTGATTCCCCATTTGATCTACAACTGAAAAATATAATTCCTGTTCAAGACGGTAACTTTGTCGCCTGTGGATATTTCATAGACTCAAATACATCAAAAGACGAGGCATATGCGGTTAAAATAAACGCATCCAACGGTGATACACTTTGGAATTATTTTTATCAGGGACCTGAAGCTACCAGATTCCATTCGATCACTGAATACAATTCAGGAAGTCTGGGATTATGTGGTTATATGCTTACTGCAGCGGACACAAACCGCGATGAATTAATTTTCGGGTTAAACTCATCAGGAATTAAAATATTTGAAAATCCTCTTCATGAGAATGGCAAAACCGAAGGGTTTAATAAAATCATGTACGTGAATGATACCCTTTTTGCTGCGGGCTCTACTTCTACTTTTGGTTCGGGAAATCAGGATTACCATTTGATGAAATTTGACACTTCCGGAAACTTCATCTATGCAGCGAATTGGGGTGGAAACGATGATGAAATCTGCTATTCATTTGTGCCAACTTCAGATACCGGTTTTGCATTAATTGGAACAACAAAATCATTTGGACCAACTTTTCAATCCATCATGCTGGTGAAAACCAATCATGCATTGACAACTACCAATGTCGTGACAATAAACGTCCCGGAAATTAGTAAGGAAAATCCATTTTCAATTTACCCAAATCCATGCAGCTCATTACTGACAATTTTTCCAAATAAACTTCAAAATTCAACAGAAAATTATTCTATCCGGATTTTTTCATCTGCAGGGATACTGATGAAATCTATTTCAAATAAAGGAGAATCTTTGCAGATTTCAACTGAAGAATTTCCAAATGGATTGTATTTGCTACAAGTTATTTCTATGAAAGGAAGCACCTACAATTACCGGATAATCAAAGAGGATTGA